The Henckelia pumila isolate YLH828 chromosome 2, ASM3356847v2, whole genome shotgun sequence genome includes a window with the following:
- the LOC140880012 gene encoding protein DOG1-like 3 gives MSLPTNSGAYMVNAFRNMTQESHNFQNFFECWLVEQSQHLEELVSALTEYEQRRGRGRNSPQGMRGGDEERILRPVIERVIQHYEHYYKAKSRWAKIDVMSMFNPSWRSSLEDAFLWIGGWRPSMAFHLLYSKSGLQLEARLQELMRGISTGDLGDLSPAQLERVNELQQETIRMEKEITEKHAKLQETVADSTMVQLTHSATQLMREGGGALDEVRIDATLAPKEAGLGRILQRADNLRLKTLKDIMGVLSPKQGVHFLIAAAELHLRLHEWGKRQEARNQQRGEVGSSSQ, from the coding sequence ATGTCATTGCCGACAAACAGCGGTGCATACATGGTGAATGCCTTCAGAAACATGACCCAAGAAAGCCATAATTTCCAAAACTTCTTCGAGTGTTGGCTGGTCGAGCAAAGCCAGCATCTCGAAGAACTTGTCTCCGCCTTGACGGAGTACGAGCAGCGGCGGGGGCGGGGCCGGAACAGCCCGCAGGGGATGCGAGGGGGGGATGAGGAGAGGATCCTACGCCCGGTGATCGAACGTGTGATCCAGCATTACGAGCATTACTACAAGGCGAAATCGAGGTGGGCGAAAATCGACGTGATGTCGATGTTTAACCCCTCGTGGAGGAGTAGTCTTGAGGATGCTTTCTTGTGGATTGGCGGGTGGAGGCCTAGCATGGCCTTCCACTTGCTCTACTCCAAGTCCGGGCTGCAGTTGGAGGCCAGGCTCCAAGAACTGATGCGAGGGATCAGCACGGGTGACTTGGGCGATCTTTCGCCGGCTCAGCTCGAACGAGTGAATGAATTGCAGCAAGAGACCATAAGAATGGAGAAGGAGATAACCGAGAAGCATGCCAAGCTGCAGGAGACCGTGGCGGACTCGACTATGGTCCAGTTAACTCATTCTGCTACGCAGCTGATGAGGGAGGGAGGAGGTGCATTGGACGAGGTTCGCATCGATGCGACTTTGGCGCCTAAGGAGGCAGGCCTGGGCAGAATCCTGCAAAGGGCAGATAACTTGAGGTTGAAAACTCTGAAAGATATAATGGGCGTTCTGAGTCCTAAACAGGGTGTGCATTTCTTGATTGCTGCTGCGGAGTTGCACTTGAGGCTTCATGAATGGGGGAAAAGGCAGGAAGCGAGGAATCAACAGCGGGGAGAAGTTGGAAGTAGTAGCCAGTAA
- the LOC140880011 gene encoding protein disulfide-isomerase-like, which produces MQIPYLVFYILTQELPVEFRDKVAEMEARVWACVLFLSLAVFLCVSPAAAAAEEEGEKVVTLDHLNFSEVVAAHDFIVVEFYAPWCGHCKALAPEYEKAASVLSSHDPPIVLAKIDASEESTRELATEYKIQGFPTIKIFRNGGKDIQDYKGPREADGIVSYLKKQVGPASVEIKSAEDAASLIDDKSVFIVGVFPKFSGEEFENFTALAETLRADYAFGHTLSSKFIPRGESVSKPTLRLLKPFDELVVDSQDFQVDAMEKFIDESTIPILTLWSSDPNGHTYVSKFFSGGTDKAMLFVNFSTDHDAFRSIYKDVAVSYKAKGISFLLGDTDAGQGAFQYFGLKPEQAPLLIIQKVNGQKYLNPNVKPDQIESWVKDYTNGLVKPFVKSEPIPEVNDEPVKVVVTASLEDMVFNSGKNVLLEFYAPWCGHCQKLAPILEEVATSFEKDPDVLIAKLDATANDVPNDSFEVQGFPTIYFRSASGNLSQYDGERTKEDIIEFIQKNRDQPAESTSTESQTIKSESTKEASVKDEL; this is translated from the exons ATGCAAATTCCATACCTCGTCTTCTACATTCTCACGCAAGAATTGCCTGTGGAATTCAGAGATAAGGTGGCGGAAAtggaggctagggtttgggCTTGCGTTCTATTTCTCTCGTTGGCGGTGTTCCTGTGCGTGTctccggcggcggcggcggcggaggaGGAAGGGGAGAAAGTTGTGACTCTGGACCACTTGAATTTCTCGGAAGTCGTAGCGGCACACGATTTCATCGTCGTGGAGTTCTACGCTCCTTG GTGTGGACATTGTAAGGCTCTTGCGCCGGAG TACGAAAAAGCAGCATCTGTTTTGAGCAGCCATGATCCCCCCATTGTTCTTGCTAAAATCGATGCCAGTGAGGAATCAACTAGGGAATTAGCCACTGAATACAAGATCCAGGGTTTTCCTACCATTAAAATCTTTAGAAATGGTGGGAAAGACATTCAAGACTATAAAGGCCCGCGTGAGGCAGATGGCATTGTTAGCTATTTGAAGAAACAAGTTGGTCCTGCATCTGTTGAAATTAAATCAGCGGAAGATGCTGCAAGTCTTATCGATGACAAGAGTGTTTTCATT GTGGGGGTGTTCCCAAAATTTTCTGGAGAGGAGTTTGAGAATTTCACCGCTTTAGCGGAGACTCTGCGCGCTGATTATGCTTTTGGTCATACCCTCTCCTCTAAATTCATTCCGCGGGGTGAATCGGTCAGCAAGCCAACTCTTCGCTTGCTCAAGCCATTTGATGAACTAGTCGTTGATTCCCAG GATTTTCAAGTTGATGCTATGGAGAAATTCATTGATGAATCTACCATTCCAATTTTAACTCTGTGGTCTAGTGATCCAAATGGTCACACCTATGTTAGCAAATTCTTTAGTGGTGGCACAGACAAG GCCATGCTATTTGTGAACTTCAGTACGGATCATGATGCTTTCCGGTCAATCTACAAGGATGTTGCTGTCTCATACAAAGCAAAAGGCATAAGTTTTCTGTTGGGGGACACTGATGCCGGTCAAGGCGCTTTCCAG TACTTTGGACTTAAGCCGGAGCAGGCACCTCTGCTTATCATACAGAAAGTCAACGGACAGAAGTATCTCAATCCAAACGTAAAGCCCGATCAAATTGAGTCATGGGTGAAAGATTACACG AATGGGCTAGTGAAACCTTTCGTCAAATCCGAGCCTATCCCGGAAGTCAATGATGAACCAGTCAAGGTGGTCGTTACTGCCAGTCTAGAGGACATGGTTTTCAACTCTGGAAAAAATG TTCTGCTCGAGTTCTATGCACCTTGGTGTGGGCACTGCCAGAAGCTGGCTCCAATTTTGGAAGAAGTTGCTACTTCGTTTGAGAAGGATCCTGATGTTCTGATTGCTAAATTA GACGCGACAGCTAATGATGTCCCGAATGATTCCTTTGAAGTTCAAGGATTCCCTACAATTTACTTCAGATCAGCAAGTGGTAATCTGTCGCAATATGACGGTGAAAGAACGAAGGAGGACATAATAGAGTTTATTCAAAAGAATCGGGATCAGCCTGCCGAATCAACCTCCACTGAATCACAGACCATCAAATCTGAGTCAACAAAAGAAGCTTCTGTCAAGGATGAGTTGTGA
- the LOC140881819 gene encoding uncharacterized protein, with product MSRPTSEGGTEFGLPIENEEPRDSGSYHRIDKDAGLGTCRVCQCVEPDRRGSAALEFLGIFPPQCELNDVNEEVKSNSKVSLKNTENNCSGINDLKGSELIEFISPSGEVFICTADVEMGVDDFHDKLIDLGCSCKNDLALAHYACALKWFINHGSTVCEICGSVAKNVKSADFKRILVSLKKYEALMERVANGQPNPAPSQTQLGVDPDAVAAIRRQRLSEISLWFNPHNSYSVTTSQVVSEQPAASNVVVEEDSPTGNTATKWAVEGTGILLATGLLTVTLAWLIAPHVGKKTAKNGLHILLGGICALTVVVFFRFFVLTRIKYGPARYWAILFIFWFLVFGIWASRTHAAHAK from the exons ATGTCCCGTCCAACCAGTGAAGGTGGTACGGAATTTGGTTTGCCAATTGAGAATGAAGAACCGAGAGACAGTGGCTCCTATCATCGAATAGATAAGGATGCAGGTTTAGGAACTTGTCGAGTTTGTCAATGTGTTGAACCAGACAGAAGGGGAAGTGCTGCACTAGAATTTTTGGGCATTTTCCCTCCGCAATGTGAACTAAATGATGTCAACGAGGAGGTGAAATCGAATTCCAAAGTTTCCctaaaaaatactgaaaataattgctCCGGCATAAATGATTTAAAAGGGTCTGAGTTGATTGAATTTATTAGCCCAAGTGGAGAGGTTTTTATCTGTACAGCTGATGTAGAAATGGGTGTTGATGATTTTCATGACAAACTCATTGATCTTGGATGTTCTTGCAAAAATGACCTAGCCCTAGCGCATTATGCTTGTGCACTTAAGTGGTTTATCAACCATGGATCAACAGTGTGTGAAATTTGTGGATCAGTGGCAAAAAACGTAAAATCAGCGGATTTCAAAAGGATATtggtttctttaaaaaaatatgaagcTCTAATGGAAAGAGTTGCTAATGGGCAACCTAATCCTGCACCATCCCAAACACAATTGGGCGTGGATCCTGATGCTGTTGCTGCTATTCGAAGGCAAAGGTTAAGTGAAATTTCTCTCTGGTTCAATCCTCATAATAGCTACTCTGTCACTACATCTCAGGTGGTCAGCGAACAGCCTGCAGCTTCTAATGTAGTTGTGGAAGAAGATTCCCCTACTGGAAACACTGCTACTAAATGGGCCGTTGAAGGTACTGGGATCCTGCTTGCTACCGGCCTACTGACTGTGACACTTGCATGGCTCATTGCTCCTCATGTTGGAAAG AAAACTGCCAAAAATGGCCTTCATATTCTTCTTGGAGGCATCTGTGCATTGACAGTGGTGGTTTTCTTTCGTTTT TTTGTGCTGACAAGAATCAAATATGGGCCTGCACGTTACTGGGCAATCCTGTTTATTTTCTGGTTTCTTGTGTTTGGGATATGGGCGTCGCGAACTCATGCCGCTCATGCAAAGTGA
- the LOC140881820 gene encoding uncharacterized protein, which produces MFPLKLVRSIVFGDNNISNNPLLVSQNHQFLQSSNLDYNGDDPSNNTISAHSRNRIPLVLFVPTQELVRDTYRLAKIARDIGMDLNFNPSISHVIFSWPSPSPPPSSQSSSSSSSSSSSSSSCASTSSTSHCWSLANDSVPVPFPSFTTASLSHLRLLANLSKGCFKLVFLKNYCSPEEKIESLSNSNWHSTSLSLIFTRTGEKIDSMDGFSKALLGMGWTLFKTNNNGNASQNSLNMEIYLYRKTDLNRLCIAKQQPSVNGDSWESCRVRELRLPLLDFRNAPLRILQYILLMTDDIFYLA; this is translated from the coding sequence ATGTTTCCGCTGAAACTCGTGAGATCCATTGTGTTCGGTGATAATAATATCTCCAACAACCCTCTTCTTGTAAGCCAAAACCACCAATTTCTTCAAAGTTCCAATCTTGATTATAATGGTGATGATCCCAGTAACAACACCATTTCAGCGCATTCGAGAAATAGAATCCCATTGGTGTTGTTTGTTCCAACGCAAGAACTGGTTAGAGATACTTACAGATTGGCCAAGATTGCCAGAGACATTGGGATGGATCTCAACTTCAATCCGTCTATCTCTCACGTGATCTTTTCATGGCCATCACCATCACCACCACCATCATCCCAATCCTCCTCCTcctcttcatcatcatcatcatcatcatcatcatgtgCATCGACATCATCAACATCACATTGTTGGTCATTGGCAAATGATAGTGTTCCAGTGCCGTTTCCCTCTTTCACCACTGCATCCCTCTCCCACCTTCGCCTCCTCGCTAATCTCTCTAAAGGGTGTTTCAAGttggttttcttgaaaaattattGCAGCCCGGAAGAAAAAATCGAGTCTTTGAGCAATAGTAATTGGCACAGCACCTCACTCTCACTTATTTTTACACGCACAGGTGAAAAAATAGATTCGATGGATGGATTTTCTAAGGCGTTGCTTGGAATGGGATGGACCCTTTTCAAGACTAACAATAATGGGAATGCTTCCCAAAATTCTTTGAACATGGAAATTTACTTGTATAGGAAGACAGATTTGAATAGACTTTGTATTGCCAAACAGCAGCCAAGTGTAAATGGGGATTCTTGGGAGAGTTGTAGAGTCAGGGAGCTGAGGCTGCCGCTGTTGGATTTCAGAAATGCACCTCTAAGGATTCTGCAGTATATTCTTCTAATGACTGATGATATCTTCTATCTTGCGTAG
- the LOC140883968 gene encoding RNA polymerase II transcriptional coactivator KIWI-like: MSWRGKKRVEDEALSENEEPPRKISKSSASGDVADESDQIHICDLSKNRKLSVRNWQGKIVVDIREFYVKDGKEFPGKKGISLGIDQWNILRDHVDEIDNEVSGKA, translated from the exons ATGTCGTGGAGGGGAAAGAAGAGAGTAGAGGATGAAGCACTCTCCGAAAATGAGGAGCCTCCGAGGAAGATTTCGAAGTCCTCCGCCTCCGGTGACGTTGCTGATGAATCCGACCAGATACACATCTGTGAT TTGTCGAAGAATCGGAAATTGTCGGTGAGGAACTGGCAAGGGAAGATTGTGGTGGATATTAGGGAGTTTTATGTTAAAGATGGCAAGGAGTTTCCTGGCAAAAAGG GCATTTCATTGGGCATTGACCAG TGGAATATTCTTAGAGATCATGTGGATGAAATTGACAATGAAGTTTCAGGGAAAGCATAA
- the LOC140884985 gene encoding auxin-responsive protein SAUR40-like, whose amino-acid sequence MGVRASKLSRFASFSNLRQLKSGSPSATPKGYIPVDVGVDNETRRFMVHTRALCDSKFLELLGRSEEEYGFRNEGIIRIPYDAKAFEKWINKGAKNKTFFRVQPT is encoded by the coding sequence ATGGGGGTGAGAGCGAGTAAATTGAGCAGATTCGCGAGCTTTTCAAATCTAAGACAACTGAAATCAGGATCACCTTCAGCGACACCAAAAGGGTACATCCCAGTCGATGTCGGCGTGGACAATGAAACTAGACGTTTCATGGTTCACACGAGAGCATTGTGCGACTCGAAGTTCTTGGAATTGTTGGGTAGATCGGAAGAGGAGTATGGATTCCGTAATGAGGGAATTATCAGGATTCCTTATGATGCAAAAGCTTTTGAAAAGTGGATCAACAAAGGTGCCAAGAACAAGACTTTTTTCAGGGTTCAGCCCACATAG